TCGTTTTGGCGGCAAGTCCTCTTACCGGGACTATTGCCCCTTGTTCGGGCAAGCTGACCGTGGGGTCGAAATCCCCGGCCACAGGTACCATATTGGATTGCTCCGTGGGCGGTGGGTTCGCGGCCCAGCTTAAGTATGCAGGATACGATTTTCTTGCGGTGCGGGGGAAGGCGCCCCACCCTGTGTACCTGTTCATCGACGACGGGGACATAACGGTGCGCCCCGCCTCTGATTTGTGGGGCAAGGGTACCCGGGAGACTGACTCAGCCCTGCGCAGTGAGCTAGGGCTGGACATTTCCGTAATTGGCATCGGGCCAGGCGGCGAGAATATGGTTCGCTTCGCCTGCCTGACAGCGGACGTATACCGTCAGGCGGGCCGAGGGGGAGCGGGTGCCGTGGCCGGCAGCAAGAACCTGAAGGCCGTGGCGGTTAGGGGATCTCGGGCGGTGCGCGTGCCTCATGGCCGGAAGTTCCTGGATAGGATAAGGGAGATCGTGTGGGAGGCGGTGTTGGGCCCTGATAACGACTGGGCGATCAGCGACGGCACCCCCGTATTGGTTGATCTCTGCCACACGATTGGGGTGCTGCCCACGCGAAACTTCCAGGAGGGAACTTTCGAGGACCATGAAAAGATCAACACAGACCGGGTAAAAGCTCATCTCAAGCAACGGCGGGCTTGCTTCGGCTGTCCCCTCGCCTGCGGCAGCTACGTGGACGTGGGTGGGTGGCGTGTGGAAGGCCCAGAGTACGAGACCCTGGCCATGGGCGGGTCGAACTGCGGTATTTCCGATTTCGGTGCTATCGTACGTTTCAACAAGATGTGTGACGATTTGGGTCTCGACACCATCTCGACCGGGAACGTCCTAGGTTTTGCTATGGAGTCCACAGAAAGGGGGGTACGCGATTACGGGCTGAGGTTCGGCGACACGCAAGCCTACCTGAAGGCGGTCGAGGACATCGCGCTGCGAAGGGGGGTGGGAGAGCTTCTCGGCCAGGGAGTGCGGT
This genomic window from Bacillota bacterium contains:
- a CDS encoding aldehyde ferredoxin oxidoreductase family protein, encoding MIAYTGKYAVVDLSDGSIQVRDTPFEWVRKYYGGKGLVFRYLAGELPPSVDPLGPDNQLVLAASPLTGTIAPCSGKLTVGSKSPATGTILDCSVGGGFAAQLKYAGYDFLAVRGKAPHPVYLFIDDGDITVRPASDLWGKGTRETDSALRSELGLDISVIGIGPGGENMVRFACLTADVYRQAGRGGAGAVAGSKNLKAVAVRGSRAVRVPHGRKFLDRIREIVWEAVLGPDNDWAISDGTPVLVDLCHTIGVLPTRNFQEGTFEDHEKINTDRVKAHLKQRRACFGCPLACGSYVDVGGWRVEGPEYETLAMGGSNCGISDFGAIVRFNKMCDDLGLDTISTGNVLGFAMESTERGVRDYGLRFGDTQAYLKAVEDIALRRGVGELLGQGVRYLGENFGGYDFAMHVKGLEMPAYDPRGSWAMALAYATADRGADHLRAWAIAQEAMAGMDPFTGEGKPELVADLQWKNAAKWSVGVCDSCSMSPEILAELLSLATGWSLTGATDIVRAGKRIWLLGRLFNVREGFRRREDTLPVRVFEHPVRGGPADGVVVPRATFEEMLDRYYVLMGWDREGVPTREAIEECALESEVVVAFRKLP